CTCGGCGACCGCGGGGATGGCGAACCCGAGCCCGCCGAAGGCCAGCGCGGCCACCAGGGAGCGAACCGACGGCAGACGGGACATGGGCGTTTTCTCCAGCGTGGCGATTGTCCGGCGGCCGGTGACCGGCCGGCTCGCATTGACCGACGCACTATCCCGGCACGCGGGAAGGCGCGTCAATCGCACCGTCCACCGGGGCGTCACGTGTCTCTGTTATTTATGCAAAAAAGGAAAAACTGAGCGAGAGTATCAGTCAATTGTTTCCAACGGAGACAGTGATCAGATGTTGACCGACCGCACAGTCCGCGGCGGCCTCAGAGGATCCACCCCATGCCGATCATCCAGATCAAGTTCGCCACTCCCATCTCGCAGCCAAACCTGCCCGACCGCGTCGCAGCCGCAGCGGTTCGCATCACCACCGACATCCTGCACAAGAACCCCAAGCTCACCGCCGTAGTTGTCGAGGAGGTTGAAGCCACCAGCTGGTTCGTCGGCGGTCCCTCGCTCGCCGCGCAGCACAAGGCTTCATTCTATCTCGACATCAAGGTGGTCGACGGCACCAATACCAAGGACGAGAAGGCGGCCTATGTGGCGGCCATTTTCGAAGCCATGGCGGCTCTGCTCGGCGAGCTGCACCCGGAAAGCTATGTCTATGTCCACGATGTCCGGGCCGAGGCCTATGGCTTCGGCGGGCTGACCCAGGAGCATCGTTATGTTGCCGGGCGCCTGGCGCAGGTGGCCTAGGGCCTGTTGAGATTCAGCATTCTCAAGCGCGTGAGATCGTGATTCAAGCTTGGGATGGATCGATTCGTTTTAACCGACGCCCAATGGGCGAAGATGGCGCCGCATTGCCTTGGCAAGCCGAGCGATCCGGGCCGC
This portion of the Phreatobacter stygius genome encodes:
- a CDS encoding tautomerase family protein, with translation MPIIQIKFATPISQPNLPDRVAAAAVRITTDILHKNPKLTAVVVEEVEATSWFVGGPSLAAQHKASFYLDIKVVDGTNTKDEKAAYVAAIFEAMAALLGELHPESYVYVHDVRAEAYGFGGLTQEHRYVAGRLAQVA